A single region of the Neisseria zoodegmatis genome encodes:
- a CDS encoding DNA methyltransferase family protein: MITHKEALEIIEFNQLHKLCNLREYIRKNKVDFSFSDLSLIIELSNSKRKENSAYYTNDFIVKEIMNYLPSFDGFDEIDIIEPSVGAGNFLPYLFEKYKNIKTVNLTVIDIDSNVLKLLKELYADCTPNNFNIVFLLGDFMTMEFSRVNLVIGNPPFSKISVSNIEFFPDGYSKKNKNLAGFFLEKSLRISDFVSLVMPKNILNTPEYSETRERIKNRLEVIIDFGEKGFKGVLIETVSLLISNNESNKVRIISFPKLIDIVQDKKYIFDMNLPYWVIYRNEKFDLVYSQMKFDVFDVFRDRQLTNANTKLYKADMFDIRVLKSRNITDDGNIIDLDGYDAFINEKKLCAYKVSNYLNSENVYLTPNMTYNPRVMKKPKGCIVNGSVAVLIPKFQFTLNKTQMDFFSTSEYREFYRVARNYQTRSLNIDTSSCYWFGIYKDKK; this comes from the coding sequence ATGATTACGCATAAAGAAGCATTAGAAATTATTGAATTCAATCAGTTGCATAAATTATGTAATCTTAGGGAGTATATAAGAAAAAATAAAGTAGATTTTAGCTTTTCTGATTTGTCTTTAATAATAGAGCTATCTAATTCAAAAAGAAAAGAAAACTCAGCCTATTATACAAATGATTTTATTGTAAAAGAAATCATGAATTACTTACCATCTTTCGATGGGTTTGATGAAATCGATATTATCGAGCCTTCAGTAGGAGCTGGTAACTTTTTACCTTATTTGTTTGAGAAGTATAAAAATATCAAGACGGTTAATTTAACTGTTATTGATATTGATTCAAATGTATTAAAATTATTAAAAGAACTATATGCTGATTGCACGCCAAATAATTTTAATATCGTATTTTTACTGGGTGATTTTATGACTATGGAGTTCAGTCGAGTTAATCTTGTTATAGGTAATCCTCCATTCTCAAAGATAAGTGTTTCAAATATTGAGTTTTTTCCTGATGGTTATAGTAAAAAAAATAAAAACTTAGCAGGTTTTTTCTTAGAAAAATCTTTACGCATATCAGATTTTGTATCCTTAGTTATGCCTAAGAATATATTAAATACACCGGAATATTCTGAGACAAGAGAGAGAATTAAAAATAGATTGGAAGTTATTATTGATTTTGGAGAAAAAGGATTTAAAGGTGTTTTAATAGAAACCGTGAGTTTACTTATATCTAATAATGAATCAAATAAAGTGAGAATAATTTCTTTTCCCAAATTGATAGATATTGTCCAAGATAAAAAATATATTTTTGATATGAATTTACCATATTGGGTTATCTATAGAAATGAAAAATTTGATTTGGTTTATAGTCAAATGAAATTTGATGTGTTTGATGTTTTTAGAGATAGACAACTTACAAATGCAAATACAAAGTTATATAAGGCAGATATGTTTGATATAAGAGTTTTAAAATCAAGAAATATAACTGATGATGGTAATATCATTGATTTAGATGGTTATGACGCATTTATTAATGAGAAAAAACTATGTGCTTACAAGGTAAGTAATTATCTTAATAGTGAAAATGTATATTTAACACCTAATATGACATACAATCCAAGAGTAATGAAAAAACCCAAAGGCTGCATTGTAAATGGTTCTGTTGCAGTTTTAATTCCTAAATTTCAGTTTACGCTTAATAAGACACAAATGGACTTTTTTTCAACATCAGAATATAGAGAATTTTATAGAGTTGCAAGAAATTATCAGACAAGATCTTTAAATATTGACACCTCTAGTTGTTATTGGTTTGGCATATATAAGGACAAAAAATAA
- a CDS encoding DNA cytosine methyltransferase — translation MDNNLTYISLFSSSGVGCYGFKLENFDCIATNELIERRLNIQKINNKCLFNSGYILGDVTAPDVKFSILEEVDKWNNLGKGVDVIVATPPCQGMSVANHKKKPNEIERNSLVNESIYLIKKIKPKIFIIENVSSFWKTGCFYDDRIVPIGDMIMSELSEFYKIDHKIFNFKNYGSNSSRSRTLVIGVRNDILNLTTPEMLYPEYREEKKLFEIIGNMMPLKWGQYDPNDFYHSFRVYPERMRDWISSLKQGESAFDNKDDFKKPHKIVNGTVIINKAKNSDKYTRQVYNKVAPCIHTRNDQLASQNTVHPIDDRVFSIRELMMLMTIPESFKWMAKDLNELNNLSHDEKLKISKKEEINIRQSIGEAVPTEIFRQLARKINQFIKQKL, via the coding sequence ATGGATAATAATCTTACATATATTAGTCTTTTTTCATCATCAGGTGTAGGATGTTATGGCTTTAAACTAGAAAATTTTGATTGTATTGCAACAAATGAATTAATAGAAAGAAGATTAAATATACAAAAAATTAATAATAAATGTTTATTTAATAGTGGTTATATTTTAGGAGATGTTACGGCGCCTGATGTCAAGTTTTCTATATTAGAAGAAGTAGATAAATGGAATAATCTTGGAAAGGGTGTTGATGTAATTGTTGCAACTCCTCCTTGTCAAGGCATGAGTGTTGCCAACCATAAGAAAAAACCTAATGAAATTGAAAGAAATAGTTTAGTTAATGAAAGCATTTATCTTATAAAAAAGATAAAGCCTAAAATATTTATTATAGAAAATGTGTCTTCATTTTGGAAAACAGGATGTTTTTATGATGATAGAATTGTTCCAATTGGAGATATGATTATGAGTGAATTGTCCGAATTCTATAAAATAGATCATAAAATTTTTAATTTTAAAAATTATGGTTCTAACTCATCAAGAAGTCGTACTTTGGTTATCGGTGTTCGTAATGATATATTGAATTTAACTACTCCTGAAATGCTTTATCCAGAATATAGGGAAGAAAAAAAATTATTTGAAATTATTGGAAATATGATGCCCTTAAAATGGGGGCAGTACGATCCAAATGATTTTTATCATAGTTTTAGAGTTTACCCTGAAAGAATGAGAGATTGGATTTCTTCTCTAAAGCAGGGAGAAAGTGCATTTGATAATAAAGATGATTTTAAAAAACCGCATAAAATTGTTAATGGCACAGTAATTATAAATAAAGCTAAAAACTCAGATAAATATACTCGTCAAGTATATAATAAAGTTGCTCCTTGTATTCATACTAGAAATGATCAGCTAGCTAGTCAAAATACGGTTCATCCTATAGACGACCGTGTTTTTTCAATTCGAGAATTAATGATGTTAATGACAATTCCAGAATCATTTAAATGGATGGCTAAGGATCTGAATGAATTAAATAATTTATCTCATGATGAAAAGTTGAAAATTTCTAAAAAAGAGGAAATTAATATTAGACAAAGTATTGGTGAGGCAGTTCCTACAGAGATATTCAGACAGTTGGCTCGAAAAATTAACCAATTTATTAAACAAAAACTATGA
- a CDS encoding helix-turn-helix domain-containing protein, with the protein MIYSTDFRQFALAKLAQGISIRKVARELGISPNTVHK; encoded by the coding sequence ATGATCTACTCAACAGACTTCCGCCAATTTGCCTTAGCCAAACTCGCACAAGGCATCTCTATCCGCAAAGTAGCGCGGGAACTCGGTATTAGTCCTAATACGGTACACAAATGA
- a CDS encoding IS5 family transposase has translation MSSFLHTDALHHIEKHLDRFPLIKLDRILDWAPIEQYLAGRKTRYVRDNGGRPAYPLLSMFKAILLGQWHSLSDPELEYSLITRIDFQLFCRFDDFRIPDHSTLCRFRNWLAQDNTLAELLDLINRQLTDQGLKVEKASAAIVDATIIQTAGGKQRQAIEVDEAGVVCGETTPGKDPDAGWIKKDGRFHPGYKQHTRTDADGYIEKLHITPANAHECKHLLPLPADIAEGSTVYADKGYDSRENRQHLAACGLKDGIMQKAHRGCPLSQEQKIRNGRLAKVRYVVEQSFGTLHRKFRYGRAAYFGLGKVRAQSHLKAMCVNLLKAANRIGVPVAA, from the coding sequence ATGAGCAGCTTTTTGCACACCGACGCCCTCCACCACATCGAAAAACATCTCGACCGCTTCCCCCTCATCAAACTCGACCGTATTCTTGACTGGGCACCCATCGAACAATACCTCGCCGGCCGCAAAACCCGCTACGTGCGCGACAACGGCGGCCGTCCCGCCTATCCCCTGTTATCCATGTTCAAAGCCATCCTGCTCGGTCAATGGCACAGCCTCTCCGACCCCGAACTCGAATACAGCCTCATCACCCGCATCGATTTCCAACTCTTCTGCCGCTTCGACGACTTCCGCATTCCCGACCACAGCACCCTCTGCCGTTTCCGCAACTGGCTGGCCCAAGACAACACCCTGGCCGAACTGCTGGATCTGATTAACCGCCAACTGACTGACCAGGGCTTAAAAGTAGAGAAAGCATCCGCCGCCATCGTTGACGCCACCATTATTCAGACGGCCGGCGGCAAACAGCGTCAGGCCATCGAAGTGGATGAAGCAGGCGTTGTCTGTGGCGAAACTACCCCCGGCAAAGACCCGGATGCCGGGTGGATCAAAAAAGACGGCCGCTTCCATCCGGGCTACAAACAACACACCCGTACCGATGCGGACGGCTATATCGAGAAACTGCACATCACCCCGGCCAATGCTCATGAGTGCAAACACCTGCTGCCATTACCGGCGGACATCGCAGAAGGCAGCACCGTCTATGCGGATAAAGGCTACGACAGCCGGGAGAACCGACAACATTTGGCAGCGTGCGGCTTGAAAGACGGCATCATGCAAAAAGCACACCGTGGCTGCCCATTAAGCCAAGAGCAGAAAATCCGCAACGGCCGGCTGGCGAAAGTGCGCTATGTGGTGGAACAAAGCTTTGGTACGTTGCACCGCAAATTCCGCTATGGCCGGGCAGCCTATTTCGGGTTGGGCAAAGTGAGGGCGCAAAGCCACCTGAAGGCGATGTGTGTGAACCTGTTGAAGGCGGCCAACAGGATAGGTGTGCCTGTTGCTGCCTGA
- a CDS encoding type VI immunity family protein has protein sequence MTPQERNNRLNDIFFHGQRCALYDQEHKEYSKLGLGITIYFYGGGSKKGQGKVLEIFKLYKEKYGEYLVGLFGSAQSGRFVKFTEKQFLSTVEKLDSYAKKDKRLSLFLGTDRWGDYADDYVCETLTTSPTGESEYNQLSYLHLVFPLDWLKSAEKQQEFEDWVVYLCSTFDVFHGYAGLECVLPYDSQEWEPHEYQVATHYYNVMPNSTAYSGYREYADAIKSIAWYTLLGKSMFKRIDAEAWQRLVSQYSEIAITERENGVRIVKIDDLPDMGNAAEPLLLSYQALNEVLTSIRKVAPNRLHHLHDVPHFNAVQTYHWAHRWDNPNMQDGVLNQEKKEVKTYPILVEGGENVRVPYSGIWQPYNHDGETVHLEKGSLFPDVPKPEMLLAETLWRLISRDDGGELSVSPAF, from the coding sequence ATGACTCCACAGGAACGGAATAACCGTTTGAACGATATATTTTTTCATGGGCAAAGATGTGCTTTATACGATCAGGAGCATAAAGAATACTCGAAACTGGGGCTGGGAATAACCATTTATTTTTATGGCGGAGGCAGTAAAAAAGGCCAAGGTAAGGTATTGGAAATATTTAAACTTTATAAAGAAAAATATGGTGAATATCTAGTAGGATTATTCGGTAGTGCACAAAGTGGCAGATTTGTGAAGTTTACAGAAAAGCAGTTCTTGTCGACAGTTGAGAAATTGGATTCCTATGCGAAAAAAGATAAACGGCTGTCTTTATTTTTGGGAACCGATCGTTGGGGAGATTATGCAGATGATTATGTTTGCGAAACGCTAACCACATCGCCGACAGGAGAAAGCGAATACAATCAATTAAGCTATCTGCATTTAGTTTTTCCCCTTGATTGGTTGAAATCAGCTGAAAAGCAACAGGAGTTTGAAGATTGGGTGGTTTACCTGTGCTCTACATTCGACGTCTTCCACGGTTATGCGGGTTTGGAGTGTGTTCTTCCTTACGATTCTCAAGAATGGGAACCACATGAATATCAGGTGGCTACTCACTACTACAATGTTATGCCGAATTCAACGGCATATTCCGGCTATCGAGAGTATGCAGATGCTATTAAAAGCATTGCATGGTACACCTTGTTGGGCAAATCTATGTTTAAACGGATAGATGCCGAAGCTTGGCAGCGTTTAGTCAGCCAATATTCTGAAATAGCAATAACGGAGCGGGAAAACGGTGTCCGTATCGTCAAAATCGACGATCTTCCTGATATGGGCAACGCAGCCGAACCGTTGCTGCTTTCGTATCAGGCGTTGAATGAAGTATTGACATCTATCCGCAAAGTTGCGCCGAACCGCTTACACCACTTGCACGATGTGCCTCACTTCAATGCAGTGCAAACTTATCATTGGGCGCATCGTTGGGATAACCCGAATATGCAGGACGGTGTTTTGAACCAAGAGAAGAAAGAAGTCAAAACATATCCGATATTGGTAGAAGGTGGAGAAAATGTACGGGTGCCGTACAGCGGCATATGGCAACCTTATAATCATGACGGAGAAACAGTGCATTTGGAGAAAGGCAGCTTGTTCCCGGATGTACCCAAACCGGAAATGCTGTTGGCAGAAACTCTGTGGCGTTTAATTAGTCGTGACGACGGAGGGGAGCTTTCGGTTTCACCAGCTTTTTGA
- a CDS encoding VRR-NUC domain-containing protein codes for MYPLTGDSYGDNLSRVVEIKFDKDRLEKEQRDDYTQIAGGRNRFTVLKVSSYDTDKSRPITAPLPVYAPKAEPKGYFWEKWVQDGKNWVDSILISAENTYQSYSRRISAYSQEAEQYLRKHAPWMFTAGKFVQDKANATWKWVNEKGQVLKTWTQKQLDAAMKEIQKATDWTIEEFKKIDWFQVMAVGSVIVLVIAIGAAVTFFTAGTGTAPYAAAVQAFLVSLGIGGTMVAATR; via the coding sequence GTGTATCCACTTACCGGAGACAGCTACGGAGACAACCTTTCAAGGGTAGTGGAGATTAAGTTTGATAAGGATAGGCTTGAAAAAGAACAAAGGGATGACTATACACAAATAGCAGGAGGCCGAAATCGTTTTACTGTTTTAAAGGTCAGCAGTTACGATACCGATAAAAGCAGACCGATTACCGCACCGCTACCGGTATATGCACCTAAAGCCGAACCGAAAGGCTATTTTTGGGAAAAATGGGTACAGGATGGAAAAAACTGGGTAGATTCGATATTGATTTCAGCAGAGAATACCTACCAATCTTATAGCCGTCGTATTTCAGCTTACTCTCAGGAAGCTGAACAATATCTTCGTAAGCATGCTCCGTGGATGTTTACTGCGGGCAAATTTGTGCAAGATAAAGCCAATGCTACATGGAAATGGGTAAATGAAAAAGGGCAAGTGCTGAAAACTTGGACGCAAAAGCAATTGGATGCGGCTATGAAAGAAATACAAAAAGCCACCGACTGGACGATTGAAGAATTTAAAAAAATCGACTGGTTTCAAGTGATGGCTGTAGGTAGTGTGATTGTTCTGGTTATTGCCATCGGTGCGGCAGTAACTTTTTTTACTGCAGGTACAGGAACAGCTCCTTATGCGGCAGCGGTACAGGCATTTTTGGTTTCATTAGGTATAGGCGGCACTATGGTCGCGGCTACCCGCTGA
- a CDS encoding tetratricopeptide repeat protein, which translates to MKLFKRMTAALVLSFALAAPASAMEGQDYLDALMAFNRGGLDRSIDYLYNLSDEGDDDAMYYIGHLYLSAKRYSDAIALFKGADKMGNNKATYWLAVVYMDKNFYDYNPAKAHRYLKKAAEQGLGAAMYHTALQLMDGIGTKPDPEKAKWWMKKAASIRNHFALEKMKEKKWQN; encoded by the coding sequence ATGAAGTTATTCAAACGCATGACTGCGGCCCTAGTTCTGTCCTTTGCCTTGGCGGCTCCCGCTTCGGCAATGGAAGGACAGGATTATTTGGACGCTTTAATGGCCTTCAACCGCGGCGGCTTGGACAGATCCATCGACTACCTGTACAACCTGTCTGACGAAGGCGACGACGATGCCATGTACTACATCGGCCATCTGTATTTGAGCGCCAAACGTTACAGCGACGCCATCGCCCTGTTCAAAGGTGCCGACAAAATGGGCAACAACAAGGCGACTTATTGGCTGGCCGTTGTCTATATGGACAAAAATTTCTACGACTACAATCCGGCCAAAGCCCACCGCTATCTGAAAAAAGCCGCCGAACAGGGCTTGGGGGCCGCCATGTACCACACCGCCTTGCAGCTGATGGACGGCATCGGCACCAAGCCCGACCCCGAAAAAGCAAAATGGTGGATGAAAAAAGCCGCTTCCATCCGCAACCATTTCGCCCTCGAAAAAATGAAAGAGAAAAAGTGGCAAAATTAA
- a CDS encoding SEL1-like repeat protein has protein sequence MKSKLLILSACLSMMLTGCMDLESQRMRLGSLSVPKNFEKLKTIADKGDPTAQLLVGHAYFQGDIVRRDYDLAKKYYTLAVNNDHNSRWQQEGYKETARHQLREIANLRDPVYQRRLAQKRQAEAEERHRQAQAKAQRDAVLMKKIGTRICTEDLRAGFIEGFTDQKIKIRLYGNQIIYDYPSRWYVCEK, from the coding sequence ATGAAATCTAAGCTATTAATACTGTCGGCCTGTTTGTCTATGATGTTAACCGGTTGCATGGATTTAGAATCTCAAAGGATGCGACTGGGTTCTCTTTCTGTGCCAAAAAATTTTGAAAAGTTAAAAACGATAGCAGACAAAGGGGATCCTACTGCTCAATTATTGGTTGGCCATGCTTATTTTCAAGGCGATATCGTCAGAAGAGATTACGATTTAGCTAAGAAATATTACACCCTTGCAGTAAACAATGATCATAACAGCCGTTGGCAACAAGAGGGCTACAAAGAAACTGCAAGGCATCAGTTAAGAGAAATTGCCAACTTACGTGACCCGGTTTATCAACGCCGTTTGGCACAAAAACGCCAAGCAGAAGCAGAAGAAAGACATAGACAGGCTCAAGCGAAAGCACAAAGAGATGCTGTCTTAATGAAAAAAATAGGCACAAGAATCTGCACGGAAGACTTGCGCGCCGGTTTTATAGAAGGATTTACGGATCAAAAAATTAAAATCAGGCTGTATGGTAATCAAATTATTTATGATTACCCTTCAAGATGGTATGTCTGTGAAAAATAA
- a CDS encoding tetratricopeptide repeat protein → MNSKALIFSILLCVMIPAQVEARDTEPLTQMEEVKANQAIRSLQQGDYKTALKILERFARAGKPSYQYLVGLIYLKENSTETNFPKAKYWLEKSARQGYIDAQMELVGLYLNGQGDTFKQDYRKALYWTEQAAKQGHVGSQQTLAIMYLDGTGVPVDLAKFLYWTERAAENGDRVAQYNLGIMYMNSAPELISLNVPMNIPKAIALINKSAVQGYDKAQFYLGKIYQYGLYHPMDKEKARFWYHRAAEQGHEEAAEYLRNL, encoded by the coding sequence ATGAACAGCAAAGCTTTAATTTTTAGCATTTTATTGTGCGTGATGATTCCTGCTCAGGTTGAGGCTAGAGACACCGAGCCGTTAACCCAAATGGAGGAAGTAAAGGCTAATCAAGCCATTCGTTCGTTGCAACAGGGAGACTACAAAACAGCCCTGAAAATTTTGGAAAGATTTGCAAGAGCAGGCAAACCGAGTTATCAGTATTTGGTTGGCCTCATCTATTTGAAGGAAAATAGTACAGAAACCAACTTTCCAAAAGCCAAATACTGGCTGGAAAAGTCTGCCCGACAAGGTTATATTGATGCACAAATGGAGTTAGTCGGCCTATATTTAAACGGTCAGGGCGATACATTCAAACAAGATTACCGGAAAGCACTTTATTGGACTGAACAAGCAGCCAAACAAGGCCATGTAGGCTCTCAACAGACATTAGCTATCATGTACTTGGATGGGACAGGCGTTCCTGTCGATTTAGCTAAATTTCTCTATTGGACAGAGCGGGCGGCAGAAAACGGGGACCGTGTCGCCCAATATAATTTAGGCATCATGTACATGAATTCAGCACCTGAGCTAATCAGCTTGAACGTTCCTATGAATATCCCCAAGGCCATTGCTTTAATCAATAAATCCGCGGTACAAGGCTATGACAAAGCTCAATTTTATCTCGGCAAAATTTATCAATACGGCCTCTATCACCCGATGGACAAGGAAAAAGCCCGTTTTTGGTACCACCGGGCGGCAGAGCAAGGGCATGAGGAAGCTGCGGAGTATTTAAGAAACTTGTAG
- a CDS encoding RNA ligase, translating into MQKFILIRGHQGSGKSTFADKKMAEFRQEYPDAQIFHIENDMEMTDSDGIYRFSSEALAKAQAKGLAVMKSAFKTGQSNLQADILVVNSNTNQKSSACIQLLQLARKHGFETEIYRMHNFYRNVHDVKESDVLAAYVRLNNNRLRDEIHVEAVQPMSESVKANIGKLESFGKQRPVFDEDRQTFVTEEYLMFGRSNFTVKQAKLYPELRVFKYARKVFYENRFDDALLEMRGLVMDEHNHIIVRPFKKVFNYSERIGKNSRYPIDISDGHLVDAVVKVNGFLGCCTYVELPEQHPSLGTAFDRNVIYSTTGSLDSDFAKMTREHCTQYEKLFKQYPNHTFLFEITDENDVHIINEHFGETLIGMIDVRTGRQFSEHELNAVADRFNAENDVQIKRPEMLEKLTFGRLKEILKTVEHEGFMVFDAETQELLFKLKSPYYLVSKFFGRSNEGNIGRKLDKRHVDEEYYPLIDHIREHQAVFNRLGELDKIAFIQEFIKNSI; encoded by the coding sequence ATGCAGAAATTTATTCTTATCCGCGGGCACCAAGGTTCGGGAAAATCCACTTTTGCAGATAAAAAGATGGCCGAGTTTCGGCAGGAATATCCTGATGCCCAGATTTTTCATATTGAAAACGATATGGAAATGACCGATTCAGACGGCATTTACCGTTTCTCGAGTGAGGCGTTGGCTAAGGCGCAGGCTAAAGGTTTGGCGGTAATGAAGTCGGCGTTTAAAACCGGCCAGAGCAATCTTCAGGCAGATATTTTGGTGGTGAATTCCAATACCAATCAAAAATCGTCTGCTTGCATCCAGCTGTTGCAGCTTGCGCGAAAACATGGTTTTGAAACGGAAATTTACCGTATGCACAATTTTTATCGCAATGTACACGACGTTAAAGAAAGCGATGTGCTGGCAGCTTATGTGCGCTTGAACAATAACCGCTTGCGCGATGAAATCCATGTGGAGGCGGTGCAGCCTATGAGCGAGTCGGTGAAAGCCAATATCGGTAAATTGGAATCTTTCGGTAAGCAGCGGCCTGTTTTTGATGAAGATAGGCAGACGTTTGTAACTGAAGAGTATCTAATGTTTGGCCGCAGCAATTTTACGGTGAAGCAAGCCAAGCTGTATCCGGAATTGCGGGTGTTTAAATATGCGCGCAAGGTGTTTTATGAAAACCGCTTTGATGATGCGCTGCTGGAAATGCGCGGTTTGGTAATGGATGAGCACAACCATATTATTGTGCGGCCTTTTAAAAAGGTGTTTAACTATTCGGAGCGTATCGGGAAAAACAGCCGTTATCCGATTGATATTTCAGACGGCCATTTGGTCGATGCGGTGGTGAAGGTAAACGGGTTTCTTGGCTGCTGCACTTATGTGGAATTGCCCGAGCAGCATCCCAGCCTTGGTACGGCGTTTGACCGGAATGTGATTTATTCCACCACAGGTTCGCTGGATAGCGATTTTGCGAAGATGACGCGCGAACATTGCACCCAGTATGAAAAGCTGTTCAAACAATATCCCAACCACACTTTTTTGTTTGAAATCACCGATGAAAACGACGTTCATATTATCAACGAGCATTTTGGCGAAACACTGATCGGCATGATTGATGTGCGAACCGGGCGCCAGTTTAGCGAGCATGAGTTAAATGCTGTGGCGGATCGGTTTAATGCTGAAAACGATGTGCAGATAAAACGCCCTGAAATGCTGGAAAAACTGACGTTTGGCCGTCTGAAAGAAATCCTGAAAACGGTGGAGCATGAAGGGTTTATGGTGTTTGATGCTGAAACTCAGGAATTATTGTTTAAGCTGAAATCGCCGTATTATCTGGTTTCCAAGTTTTTCGGACGCAGCAACGAAGGCAATATCGGGCGCAAGCTGGATAAACGTCATGTCGATGAAGAATATTACCCGTTGATTGACCATATTCGGGAGCATCAAGCTGTGTTCAATCGTTTGGGTGAACTGGATAAAATTGCCTTCATTCAAGAATTTATTAAAAACAGCATTTGA
- a CDS encoding phosphoesterase: MSKIFFTSDLHFSHKNIAKLCPEFRPATDCIDELDEYMIEAWNNTVSPEDTVYNLGDVSFAHNIGKIENTLGRLNGKHHLIFGNHDSLIARHKRHFLTTCKHDGNPLLSSAQHYLKLKLPEISNILILFHYPIHEWDGCHKGWYHLYGHLHNRTAPVPGRLLNVGWDLHGRFLTPADIDALLKDLPEMVYFENQK, translated from the coding sequence ATGAGCAAAATATTCTTCACTTCCGACCTGCATTTTTCGCACAAAAACATTGCCAAACTTTGCCCCGAGTTCCGTCCGGCTACCGATTGTATCGATGAATTGGACGAATACATGATTGAGGCATGGAACAACACCGTGTCGCCGGAAGATACGGTTTACAATTTAGGCGACGTATCGTTTGCGCACAATATCGGCAAAATCGAAAACACATTAGGCCGTCTGAACGGCAAACATCATTTGATCTTCGGCAATCACGATAGTTTGATTGCACGGCACAAACGCCATTTTTTGACAACTTGCAAGCACGACGGAAATCCTTTGCTGTCGTCCGCGCAGCATTACTTGAAACTCAAGCTGCCGGAAATCAGCAATATATTGATTCTGTTTCATTATCCCATTCATGAATGGGACGGCTGCCACAAAGGTTGGTATCACCTCTACGGCCATCTGCACAACCGTACCGCACCGGTGCCGGGTAGATTATTGAATGTAGGATGGGATTTGCACGGGCGTTTTCTCACGCCTGCCGACATAGACGCTTTGCTGAAAGATTTACCTGAAATGGTTTATTTTGAAAACCAAAAATAG
- the gloA gene encoding lactoylglutathione lyase, whose amino-acid sequence MRMLHTMLRVGNLDKSLAFYQDVLGMKLLRKKDYPDGKFTLAFVGYGEESDTTVLELTHNWDTESYDLGNAYGHIAIEVDDAYAACDAVRAKGGKVVREAGPMKHGTTVIAFVEDPDGYKIEFIQKNTGSDSVQYQS is encoded by the coding sequence ATGAGAATGCTCCACACCATGCTGCGCGTCGGCAACCTCGACAAATCGTTAGCATTTTATCAAGACGTTTTAGGCATGAAACTCTTACGCAAAAAAGACTATCCCGACGGTAAATTTACTTTGGCCTTTGTGGGCTACGGCGAAGAATCCGATACCACCGTGCTTGAGCTTACCCACAACTGGGATACGGAAAGCTACGATTTAGGCAATGCCTACGGCCATATCGCCATCGAAGTGGACGACGCCTATGCCGCGTGCGATGCGGTGCGCGCCAAAGGCGGAAAAGTTGTCCGCGAAGCCGGCCCGATGAAGCACGGCACAACGGTGATTGCTTTCGTCGAAGATCCTGACGGCTACAAGATTGAGTTCATTCAAAAAAATACGGGCAGCGATTCGGTGCAATACCAATCTTAA